The Xiphophorus maculatus strain JP 163 A chromosome 21, X_maculatus-5.0-male, whole genome shotgun sequence genome window below encodes:
- the insig1 gene encoding insulin-induced gene 1 protein, with the protein MSRRGGFCLNQTLKPSREQEQKCQMPRLEDHCWSCSCSPKAETKHSSGANWFASKAEEMMSIITAMLGSAYGSLHDVRTANLIRRGLVLFTVGAFLALVLNLLQIQRNVTLFPEEVMTTLLSSAWWIPPCCGTGAAVIGLLYPCLDSHLGEPHKFKREWASVMRCIAVFVGINHASVKLDFANNVQLSLTLAALSLGLWWTFDRSRSGFGLGITTAFLATVITQLLVYNGVYQYTSPDFLYVRSWLPCIFFSGGVTVGNIGRQLAMGGVEKPHMD; encoded by the exons ATGAGCAGGCGTGGAGGTTTCTGTTTGAATCAGACTCTGAAACCGTCTAGAGAGCAAG AGCAAAAGTGCCAAATGCCCAGACTAGAGGACCACTGCTGGAGCTGCTCTTGTTCACCGAAGGCTGAAACCAAGCATTCGTCCGGAGCGAACTGGTTCGCTTCCAAAGCTGAAGAGATGATGTCCATCATCACCGCGATGCTTGGCAGCGCCTACGGCTCCCTGCACGACGTCCGCACCGCCAACCTCATCCGAAGGGGTCTGGTCCTCTTCACAGTGGGGGCATTTCTGGCGCTGGTGCTCAACTTGCTGCAGATACAGAGAAATGTCACTCTGTTTCCCGAAGAGGTGATGACAACTCTGTTGTCATCTGCCTGGTGGATCCCGCCATGCTGCGGGACGGGAGCTG ctgtTATCGGCCTTCTCTATCCCTGCCTCGACAGCCATTTGGGGGAGCCTCACAAGTTCAAGAGAGAGTGGGCCAGTGTAATGAGATGTATCGCAGTGTTTGTCGGAATCAACCACGCAAGTGTT AAACTAGATTTCGCTAACAATGTGCAGCTCTCCCTGACCCTGGCCGCCTTATCTTTGGGCCTGTGGTGGACGTTTGACCGCTCCAGAAGTGGCTTTGGCTTGGGCATCACCACCGCCTTCCTGGCTACCGTCATCACACAGCTGCTGGTCTACAACGGAGTTTATCA GTACACATCTCCAGACTTCCTGTATGTGCGCTCCTGGCTCCCCTGCATATTCTTCTCAGGCGGTGTCACTGTGGGCAACATCGGACGGCAACTGGCCATG